One Pirellulales bacterium genomic window carries:
- the dnaK gene encoding molecular chaperone DnaK, with protein sequence MAAGEKIIGIDLGTTNSVVAVMEGKEAKVIPNQEGNRLTPSVVAFTDKGDILVGELARRQAVTNPKKTVYSIKRFMGRRHNEVASEEKIVPYQVVGGAEEYVKVKVGDKDYTPPEISARILRKLKEAAEAYLGHKVNKAVITVPAYFNDAQRQATKDAGQIAGLEVARIINEPTAAALAYGLDKKKNEKIVVFDLGGGTFDVSVLDVADGVFQVVSTNGDTHLGGDDFDQVLINHVADEFKKENGIDLRNDPMALQRLQEACEKAKKELSSASSTDINLPFITADANGPKHLQVNITRSKFEQLVDHLIERCRKPVEQAMKDAKLTPSQIDEVVLVGGSTRIPKVVELVKKIFNKEPHKGVNPDEVVAVGAAIQGGVLAGEVQDVLLLDVTPLSLGIETEGGIFTKLVERNTTIPTERKQVFSTAADNQSAVTVSVFQGERPMARDNRLLGQFNLEGIPPAPRGMPQIEVKFDIDANGILNVSAKDLGTGKEAKVRIEQSSGLNETEIQKMQKDAELHAEEDKRKRDLAEQRNRGESMCFQLEKMMKEHADKLKETDKSALEAAIKKVRDAAKEDNADAIKSAIDQLEQASHAFSKTLYEATQAAGAAGAAAAGGAPNDGPQPKPAEEDAIDAEFEVKE encoded by the coding sequence ATGGCAGCAGGCGAGAAAATCATCGGTATCGATTTAGGCACTACCAATTCGGTGGTTGCCGTGATGGAAGGCAAAGAAGCCAAGGTCATCCCCAATCAAGAGGGCAACCGGCTGACACCGAGCGTCGTCGCCTTCACCGACAAGGGAGATATCTTGGTAGGCGAATTGGCTCGCCGACAGGCCGTCACAAATCCCAAGAAGACGGTCTACTCGATCAAACGATTCATGGGACGTCGCCACAATGAAGTGGCGTCCGAAGAGAAGATCGTACCCTACCAAGTCGTCGGCGGAGCCGAAGAATACGTAAAGGTCAAAGTCGGCGACAAGGATTACACACCACCGGAAATCTCGGCCCGCATCCTTCGTAAATTAAAGGAAGCCGCAGAAGCTTACCTTGGCCACAAGGTAAATAAGGCCGTCATCACCGTGCCGGCCTATTTCAACGACGCCCAGCGACAAGCCACCAAAGACGCCGGCCAAATCGCCGGCCTCGAAGTGGCCCGCATCATCAACGAGCCAACTGCGGCCGCGCTAGCCTACGGCCTCGACAAGAAGAAGAACGAAAAAATCGTCGTCTTCGACCTCGGTGGCGGCACGTTCGACGTCTCGGTCCTCGACGTTGCCGACGGCGTGTTCCAAGTCGTCAGCACCAACGGCGATACGCACCTCGGCGGCGATGATTTCGACCAGGTGCTCATCAACCACGTCGCCGATGAATTCAAGAAGGAAAACGGCATCGATCTGCGTAACGATCCGATGGCGCTCCAACGTCTGCAAGAAGCCTGCGAAAAGGCAAAGAAAGAACTCAGTTCGGCCAGTTCGACGGACATCAATCTGCCATTCATCACGGCCGATGCCAATGGACCGAAGCACTTGCAAGTCAACATCACTCGCTCAAAATTCGAGCAACTCGTCGATCATCTCATCGAACGCTGTCGCAAGCCGGTCGAGCAGGCGATGAAGGATGCCAAACTCACCCCATCACAGATCGATGAAGTCGTGCTGGTCGGCGGTTCGACTCGCATTCCGAAGGTCGTCGAACTCGTCAAGAAAATCTTCAACAAAGAGCCGCACAAAGGTGTGAACCCCGACGAAGTCGTTGCGGTCGGCGCTGCCATTCAAGGCGGCGTGCTCGCCGGCGAAGTCCAGGACGTGTTGCTACTCGACGTCACGCCACTCAGCCTGGGGATCGAGACCGAAGGTGGCATTTTCACCAAGCTCGTCGAGCGCAACACCACCATTCCGACCGAACGCAAGCAGGTGTTCAGCACGGCGGCCGATAATCAATCGGCCGTCACCGTGAGCGTATTCCAGGGCGAACGCCCGATGGCCCGCGACAATCGCTTGCTCGGTCAATTTAACCTTGAGGGCATTCCGCCGGCCCCGCGCGGCATGCCACAGATCGAGGTCAAGTTCGATATCGACGCCAACGGCATTTTGAATGTGTCGGCCAAAGACCTCGGCACGGGCAAAGAAGCTAAAGTTCGCATCGAACAATCGAGCGGCTTGAACGAAACCGAAATTCAGAAGATGCAGAAAGACGCCGAGTTGCACGCTGAAGAGGATAAACGCAAGCGCGATTTGGCCGAGCAGCGCAACCGCGGCGAGTCGATGTGCTTCCAGCTTGAGAAAATGATGAAGGAGCACGCCGATAAGCTAAAGGAGACGGACAAGTCGGCCCTCGAAGCGGCGATTAAGAAGGTGCGCGACGCAGCGAAGGAAGACAACGCCGACGCAATCAAGTCAGCCATTGACCAGCTTGAACAAGCCTCGCACGCCTTCAGCAAGACGCTCTACGAAGCCACCCAAGCCGCTGGAGCAGCAGGGGCTGCAGCCGCCGGTGGGGCGCCGAACGACGGTCCGCAACCGAAGCCAGCCGAAGAAGATGCCATTGATGCCGAATTCGAAGTCAAGGAGTGA
- the pheA gene encoding prephenate dehydratase translates to MAKSKPPERAARTGSRVVTLASLRAKIDRLDRELVSLMNQRAKLAHQIGKVKEANGQHAYDPAREEEVLTRVRENNRGPLSNYCLNGVFRELISGSRALEKTLRVAYLGPAYTYSHLAAIQRFGQSVEFVPVGTIAAVFEEVHRGHCNFGLVPVENSTDGRIADTLDMFTRLPVQICGEANLSIHHCLLATCTRSEVQEVYSKAQPLSQCRNWLAKHLPQALTIEVTSSGTAAQLAKDKPGAAAIASVQAAVHHGLNVLAENIEDLSGNVTRFAVIGQHPGPKTGSDKTAMMFEVPHQPGSLADALNIFKRARLNLTWIESFPIARPEGGYFFFVELEGYHGDRRVLKAIAKLSQRAVRLTVLGSYAKAAPAE, encoded by the coding sequence ATGGCAAAATCGAAACCGCCTGAGCGGGCTGCAAGAACGGGGTCTCGCGTGGTGACACTGGCATCGCTGCGCGCAAAAATCGATCGCCTCGACCGCGAGTTGGTGTCGTTGATGAACCAGCGAGCAAAGTTGGCGCATCAAATCGGCAAGGTCAAGGAAGCGAACGGTCAGCACGCATATGATCCGGCTCGCGAGGAAGAAGTCCTTACGCGGGTCCGCGAAAACAATCGTGGGCCACTCTCGAATTATTGCTTGAACGGCGTGTTTCGCGAACTCATCAGTGGTTCGCGGGCGCTGGAAAAAACGTTGCGCGTGGCCTATCTCGGTCCGGCCTATACGTACAGTCATTTGGCAGCAATTCAGCGTTTTGGACAAAGTGTCGAGTTCGTGCCCGTGGGAACCATCGCAGCCGTATTCGAGGAGGTTCACCGCGGCCATTGCAACTTCGGCTTGGTGCCGGTGGAAAACAGTACGGACGGCCGCATTGCGGACACCCTGGACATGTTCACGCGGCTGCCGGTGCAAATCTGCGGCGAAGCGAATTTGTCGATTCACCATTGCTTGCTCGCCACTTGCACGCGCAGTGAGGTTCAAGAAGTTTATAGCAAGGCGCAGCCACTTTCGCAGTGTCGCAATTGGCTGGCGAAGCATTTGCCGCAAGCACTGACCATTGAAGTGACTAGCTCTGGCACGGCGGCTCAATTGGCGAAAGACAAACCGGGTGCCGCAGCGATCGCCAGCGTGCAGGCAGCGGTGCATCACGGATTGAATGTGTTAGCGGAGAATATCGAAGATCTATCGGGAAATGTGACGCGGTTTGCCGTCATCGGCCAGCATCCGGGGCCAAAGACCGGTAGCGACAAGACGGCGATGATGTTTGAAGTGCCGCATCAGCCAGGTTCGCTGGCCGATGCGCTGAATATCTTCAAACGCGCCCGTCTCAATTTGACTTGGATCGAGTCGTTTCCGATCGCACGGCCTGAGGGCGGGTACTTCTTTTTTGTTGAGTTGGAAGGCTATCACGGCGACCGGCGCGTGCTAAAGGCGATTGCGAAGCTGTCACAGCGGGCAGTGCGGCTGACGGTGCTTGGGTCATATGCAAAGGCGGCTCCAGCGGAGTAG
- a CDS encoding triose-phosphate isomerase: MRTKFIAGNWKMNLDRAGAVALAKGIVARTGEFPDVEMAVCPSFVYLEAVQKVVAGTPVGLGGQNIYPEEKGAFTGEISAAMLLDSGCQYVILGHSERRDLLGETNSDVNRKLLAALAAGLKPIVCVGEHLEEREASQTSIVIRDQFEGSFTNVSADQMARCVVAYEPVWAIGTGKVATPGEAEAVHADLRKLIEVRYNAEVASMVRIQYGGSVKPSNAAELMSQPNIDGALVGGASLVASDFLGIVASCARQPREAST, from the coding sequence ATGCGAACGAAGTTTATTGCTGGAAATTGGAAGATGAACCTCGACCGGGCTGGCGCGGTGGCGCTGGCCAAAGGGATCGTCGCGCGTACCGGTGAGTTTCCCGATGTCGAAATGGCCGTTTGTCCGTCGTTCGTATACTTGGAGGCGGTGCAAAAAGTGGTTGCCGGAACGCCGGTCGGACTGGGTGGGCAGAACATTTATCCAGAAGAAAAAGGAGCATTCACGGGTGAAATTAGCGCTGCCATGTTGCTTGATAGCGGATGTCAGTACGTCATTCTCGGCCATAGCGAGCGGCGAGATTTGCTGGGAGAAACGAATTCCGATGTCAACCGCAAGCTGCTTGCTGCGTTAGCGGCCGGGCTAAAGCCGATTGTGTGCGTGGGCGAACACTTGGAAGAACGGGAAGCAAGCCAAACCTCGATCGTTATCCGCGATCAATTCGAAGGCTCTTTTACCAATGTTTCTGCCGATCAAATGGCCAGATGTGTCGTTGCCTACGAGCCGGTTTGGGCCATTGGAACGGGAAAAGTCGCCACTCCCGGCGAGGCCGAAGCAGTGCATGCCGACCTTCGCAAATTAATCGAAGTTCGTTACAATGCAGAAGTTGCATCAATGGTTCGAATTCAATATGGCGGCAGTGTTAAGCCGTCGAACGCTGCCGAATTGATGTCCCAGCCCAACATCGATGGGGCACTGGTCGGCGGTGCGAGCCTGGTGGCAAGCGATTTTCTGGGCATCGTCGCTAGCTGCGCAAGACAGCCTCGCGAAGCATCTACTTAG
- a CDS encoding YicC family protein has product MTGFGEAHQQADGLAVAIEVRTINNRYFKFSMRSGEGYAALESQVESLIREQIKRGTVQVNLRVDRETAEEDYSVNAAVVQGYRKQLQALQANWGEKREIPVESLLPLPGVVNERHSDPSMAAADWPAIQQTLKTALANLDNMRRQEGRAMADDLATNCRTIGEAVKKIAGRAPLVLEVYRSRLAERVRKALDEHELELNPSDVVREVAIYAERSDISEEIVRLDSHLQQFDKIMKSEDGVGRKLEFLTQEMHREVNTIGSKSSDVDIAREVIEIKAAIERLREMIQNVE; this is encoded by the coding sequence ATGACCGGTTTTGGAGAAGCCCATCAGCAGGCCGACGGTTTGGCGGTGGCAATCGAGGTGCGCACTATCAACAATCGGTACTTCAAGTTTTCGATGCGCTCGGGCGAAGGCTACGCGGCTTTGGAATCGCAGGTCGAGTCGCTGATTCGAGAGCAGATTAAACGCGGCACCGTACAAGTGAATCTGCGGGTCGATCGAGAGACGGCGGAGGAGGATTACTCGGTCAACGCCGCCGTAGTGCAAGGCTACCGCAAGCAACTTCAAGCGTTGCAGGCGAACTGGGGGGAAAAACGAGAAATTCCCGTCGAAAGCCTGTTGCCGCTGCCCGGCGTGGTGAACGAACGGCATTCGGATCCCAGCATGGCCGCGGCCGATTGGCCGGCGATTCAGCAGACGCTGAAGACAGCGCTAGCGAATCTCGACAACATGCGACGGCAAGAAGGCCGGGCGATGGCCGACGATTTGGCGACGAATTGTCGAACCATTGGTGAAGCCGTCAAGAAAATTGCCGGTCGAGCGCCACTCGTGTTGGAAGTCTACCGATCGCGGCTCGCTGAACGAGTTCGTAAAGCGCTGGACGAGCATGAATTGGAACTCAATCCCTCCGATGTTGTGCGAGAAGTCGCGATCTACGCCGAGCGCAGCGACATCTCCGAAGAAATCGTGCGGCTCGACAGCCATTTGCAACAGTTCGATAAGATCATGAAGTCGGAAGACGGCGTCGGCCGCAAATTAGAGTTTCTGACTCAAGAAATGCACCGCGAAGTGAACACCATCGGCTCGAAAAGCAGCGAC
- the secG gene encoding preprotein translocase subunit SecG codes for MNVLLGILMVLTAVFLVLLVLVQRGRGGGLAGALGGMGGQSAFGTKAGDLFTRVTIWTAAFWIFLLILSVKVMSGGGSKVATGGSSATTSPSNSESGLETKPGDKSSLSKESAGSGAAASPANDSGSAAPAKTADDVPATGGTRPDGEATSTTDKK; via the coding sequence ATGAACGTCCTTCTTGGCATTTTGATGGTCCTGACGGCAGTATTCCTTGTTTTACTCGTGCTTGTACAGCGCGGTCGCGGCGGCGGCTTGGCTGGGGCACTCGGCGGCATGGGAGGGCAAAGCGCATTCGGCACGAAAGCCGGCGATTTGTTTACGCGAGTCACCATTTGGACAGCTGCTTTTTGGATTTTTTTGTTGATTTTGTCGGTGAAAGTGATGAGCGGCGGCGGCAGCAAAGTAGCAACCGGCGGCAGCTCAGCGACTACATCACCGAGCAATTCAGAGTCGGGCTTGGAGACGAAACCAGGCGACAAGTCGTCGCTCTCAAAGGAGTCTGCCGGCAGTGGCGCAGCGGCATCACCAGCCAACGATAGCGGCTCTGCCGCGCCAGCAAAAACCGCTGACGACGTCCCTGCGACTGGCGGCACAAGACCTGACGGAGAAGCAACATCGACAACGGACAAGAAATAG